CGCGGTCGAAGTTGTCGTAGCCGAGCTGCTTGGCGCGACCGGCGGCCTCGTTGCGCGCATCGATCTCCTCCGCCGTGGAGTAGCTCTCGTAGAGGGCTCCGGTGGCGATGAGCTTGTCGATCACCTCACGATAGATGTCGTGACGCTCCGACTGCCGGTAGGGCGCATGCGGACCGCCGACCTCGACGCCCTCATCCCAGTCGATCTTGAGCCAGGTCAGCGCGTCCACCAGCTGGCGGAAGCTCTCCTCGCTGTCACGCGCGGCGTCAGTGTCCTCGATGCGGAACACCATCTTCCCGCCGTTGTGACGGGCATAGGCCCAGTTGTAGAGAGCCGTGCGGACCATGCCGACATGCGGCAGACCGGTCGGCGAGGGGCAGAAGCGGACGCGGACGTCGGCACCACTGACAGTCGTGGTGAGAGGATGAGGGGTAGCCATAGCCCTTCGATTCTACGGGGACAGCGCTGGGCGCCGTCGGCGGGTCGCGGCGCTCAGCGACCGGCGCTCACCGCGATCGCCGCACGATGCTCCAGCGGCAGCGATCCGCGCACGCTCCGCTCCTCCACGACGGTGTCGAACGCGGTTCGGAAGCGCTGCCGCTCGGCCTGGTCGAGACCGGCGTAGAGAGCACCCGCACCGGCCACTCCCCCGTCGACCGAGAGCCAGAGCGAATCCGGGTCCGCGTTCCAGATCCAGTCGATCTCGGTGACCGCGACGTGCGGGAGTCCCGCCTCGTGCAGCATCCGCCCGAATCCGTCAGACGTCCGCTCGAAGTCCTCCGCGTCCGAGAGCCGTGCGCCGACGAACGGCGCGATCCCGGCACGCTCGGTGATCTCGGCCCAGAGCCAGGAAGGCGAGAGGGTCCAGACCGTCGCCACGACGACACCCCTGCTGACTCGTCGCAATTCCGCGGCGGCAGAGCGCGGAGAGTCGACGTGATTGAGCACGAAGTTCGCGATGGCCACGTCGAACTCTCCCTCCGCGAACGGCAGTGTGGGCAGGGCGCCGTCGATCGTCTCGATCCGAGGGTGCAACCGGCGGGACGCCGCGCGCATGGTGGGTTCCGGCTCACATGCCGTCACCGTCCATCCGTCGGCCGCCCACCTCGCTGCGAGCGTGCCGTCCCCCGCACCGACGTCGACCAGACTGCGACCGTTCCCTTCGCCCAGCACCTCCCGCATCGCCGAGAAGGTGCCCGCGCAGAGCGCGGCGTAGGAAGCCGAGTACGCGTCGCCGACGCCGGACCAGTCCTTCACCGTGCTCCGGAACGAGCCAGCGGAGCCAGCGCCACGATCGCGATGACCAGCACGAAGGCCGCGACCCCGAGCCCCGCGTACTGGAAGTTCGCCAGCACCACTCCCGCGAGCACCGAACCCGCCGCAGCGGACAGGCTCATCAACGAGTCGCTGCGGCCCTGCCTGCGCGTGCGGAGCTCAGGCGCGGACGCCTCGGTGAGGAGCGCGGCACCGGCCACCGTCGCGGCGCTCCACCCCAGACCGAGCAGGATGAGGGCGACCATCACGCCCCAGGCCTCGGTGCCCGTGAAGACCGCGAAAGCCAGCGCCCCCGCGAGGAGCGCCTGACCGAGGAGGACGACCTGGAGCCGGCCCCACCGGTCGGCGAGCACCCCGAAGACGGGCGACAGCGCGTACATGCCGCCGACATGGAGCGCGATCGTGATACCGACCAGCGCGGAGACATCCGCCGGGCTCGGCGCCATCCCGCCGGCGCCATGCGCCATGTGGGACAGGTGGACGGGGGTCATCGCCATGACCGATGCCATGACCACGTGAGACCCCGCGATCGCGAAGATCGCGTAGCGCGCGACCCGAGGCCGGTCCGCGACCGCGGTTCCCGTGACGGCGGCGGACGACTTCGCGAGACGCTGAGCGGCCAGCAGAGGATCGGGCCGCAGCGCGACGATGTAGAGCACGAGCGCCGCGCACTGCGCGACGAACGAGAACAGATAGGAGCCCGTCTGCGGAGGCATCCCGACCGCCTGCCCGACGATCTCGCCCGGTCCGAGCAACAGCGGGCCGGCGACACCGCCGATGGTCGTCGACCAGACGACGATCGACAGGTCGCGACCACGATGCTGCGGTGCGGCGAGATCGGTGGCGGCGAACCGCGACTGCAGGTTCCCCGCGTTGCCCGCCCCGATCAGCAGGATCCCGACGAGGAGCAGCGGGAAGACGCGCAGGGAGGCGGCGAGGATGACGACCGCGATACCGACAAGCGCGAAGAGGTTGCCGAGGGTGAGCGCGCGACGCCGTCCGACGCGCGCGGCGAGGCGGGCGAGCGGAATCGCGCATGCGGCCGCTCCGAGCGTCACGGAAGCCGTGGCCAGCCCGGAAAGCGCATCGTTGCCCGAGATGTCCGCGGCCAGGAGCGCGCCGAGGGAGACCGTCGCACCGAATGCGATGCCGCCGAGGACCTGTCCGAGCGACAGCACCAGGACGGTTCGCCGCTGGACCGCCGTCTGCTGCGCCGCCGTCAGGGCGACGGTCGTCATGGCACGGGAACGGCGTTGCGCGCGGTGTTGCGAAGGATGCCGAGTCCGGAGATCTCGACCTCGACGACGTCACCCGCCTCGAACGTGCCGACCCCGGCCGGCGTGCCCGTCATGATCACATCGCCGGGGAGAAGGGTGAAGACGGCGGAGGCGTACTCGATGATCGCCGGCACCGAGTGGATCATGTCGGTGAGTGGGGCGTGCTGGCGCACCTCGCCGTTCACCCGCGTCTCGATCGTCGCGTTGGCCGGATCGAAGTCCGTCTCGATCACCGGTCCCAGCGGGCAGAAGGTGTCGAATCCCTTGGCCCGCGACCACTGGCCGTCCTTGCGCTGCAGGTCCCGCGCGGTCACGTCGTTGCCGATCGTGTAGCCGAGCACGTAGTCGAGCGCGTTCTCGGCCTTCACGTTCTTCGCGATCTTCCCGATCACCACGACGAGCTCACCCTCATACTCGGTGCGCTCCGAGAGCGAGGGACGCACGATCGCATCACCCGGTCCGATCACGGACGTGTTCGGCTTCAGGAACAGCAGCGGTTCCTCCGGGGCCACTCCCCCCATCTCGGCGGCGTGATCGTGATAGTTCTTCCCGACGCAGACGACCTTCGACCGCGGGATCACCGGAGCGAGCAGCGCGGCGTCGGCGAGGGGCACACGAGCGCCGGTCGTCTCGTACCCGGTGAACATCGGATCCCCCGCGAGGACGACGAGCTCGCGCTCGTCGATGATCCCGTACATGATGGCTTCGTCGTGGCTGAACCGGGCGATCTTCATGGTGTCCAGCCTAGCGAGCACGGCACCCTGCACCGAGACCCCCCAACGCCGCCGAGACCCCGTCCTGCGTGCGCCGAGACGACGGGGTCTCGGCGAGAGGACGGGGTCTCGGCGTCGGGGGTCCGGCGTCAGGCGTCGAGGCGCAGGAGCCAGCCGTGCTTGTCCTCACGGCGTCCGTACTGGATGTCGGTCAGCTCTTCGCGCAACGAGAGAGCGAGTTCTCCCAGCGGCTGCGGCTCGTCGAAGCCGTCGCCCACGAGCGCGCCGATCGGGGTGACGACGGCGGCCGTGCCGCACGCGAACACCTCGACGATGTCGCCCGATGCCACGCCTTCACGCCACTCGTCGATCGAGATCGGACGCTTCTCGACCGTGTACCCGCGGTCCTCCGCGAGCTGCAGCAGCGAGTCACGGGTGATGCCCTCGAGGATGCTGTCCGACTCGGGGGTGACGACGCGGCCGTCCTTGAACACGAAGACCACGTTCATGCCACCGAGCTCCTCGACGTCGCGCTTCTCGTTCAGGAACACGACCTGGTCGCAGCCCTGAGCACTCGCCTCGCTCTGTGCGAGCAGGCTCGACGCGTAGTTGCCGCCGGTCTTGGCCTTGCCGGTGCCGCCCTTGCCCGCACGGGCGTATTCCTCGGAGAGCCAGATGCGCACCGGCTTCACACCGCCGGAGAAATAGGCGCCCGCGG
Above is a window of Microbacterium aurugineum DNA encoding:
- a CDS encoding class I SAM-dependent methyltransferase; translation: MKDWSGVGDAYSASYAALCAGTFSAMREVLGEGNGRSLVDVGAGDGTLAARWAADGWTVTACEPEPTMRAASRRLHPRIETIDGALPTLPFAEGEFDVAIANFVLNHVDSPRSAAAELRRVSRGVVVATVWTLSPSWLWAEITERAGIAPFVGARLSDAEDFERTSDGFGRMLHEAGLPHVAVTEIDWIWNADPDSLWLSVDGGVAGAGALYAGLDQAERQRFRTAFDTVVEERSVRGSLPLEHRAAIAVSAGR
- a CDS encoding MFS transporter, with amino-acid sequence MTTVALTAAQQTAVQRRTVLVLSLGQVLGGIAFGATVSLGALLAADISGNDALSGLATASVTLGAAACAIPLARLAARVGRRRALTLGNLFALVGIAVVILAASLRVFPLLLVGILLIGAGNAGNLQSRFAATDLAAPQHRGRDLSIVVWSTTIGGVAGPLLLGPGEIVGQAVGMPPQTGSYLFSFVAQCAALVLYIVALRPDPLLAAQRLAKSSAAVTGTAVADRPRVARYAIFAIAGSHVVMASVMAMTPVHLSHMAHGAGGMAPSPADVSALVGITIALHVGGMYALSPVFGVLADRWGRLQVVLLGQALLAGALAFAVFTGTEAWGVMVALILLGLGWSAATVAGAALLTEASAPELRTRRQGRSDSLMSLSAAAGSVLAGVVLANFQYAGLGVAAFVLVIAIVALAPLARSGAR
- a CDS encoding fumarylacetoacetate hydrolase family protein; translation: MKIARFSHDEAIMYGIIDERELVVLAGDPMFTGYETTGARVPLADAALLAPVIPRSKVVCVGKNYHDHAAEMGGVAPEEPLLFLKPNTSVIGPGDAIVRPSLSERTEYEGELVVVIGKIAKNVKAENALDYVLGYTIGNDVTARDLQRKDGQWSRAKGFDTFCPLGPVIETDFDPANATIETRVNGEVRQHAPLTDMIHSVPAIIEYASAVFTLLPGDVIMTGTPAGVGTFEAGDVVEVEISGLGILRNTARNAVPVP
- a CDS encoding branched-chain amino acid aminotransferase, with amino-acid sequence MTTIDAEATVAPLEFAVTKNLTAASPARLAEVLENPGFGVVFTDHMVDICWSVKGGWHRPRVQPYGPIPLDPAASVLHYAQEIFEGIKAYRHADGSIHTFRPDRNAARLQASARRLALPELPTEYFIQSLRELIAVDGRWVPSGADQSLYLRPFMFAKEAFLGVRAAQKVAYYVIASPAGAYFSGGVKPVRIWLSEEYARAGKGGTGKAKTGGNYASSLLAQSEASAQGCDQVVFLNEKRDVEELGGMNVVFVFKDGRVVTPESDSILEGITRDSLLQLAEDRGYTVEKRPISIDEWREGVASGDIVEVFACGTAAVVTPIGALVGDGFDEPQPLGELALSLREELTDIQYGRREDKHGWLLRLDA